The Maylandia zebra isolate NMK-2024a linkage group LG7, Mzebra_GT3a, whole genome shotgun sequence genome contains a region encoding:
- the LOC112436228 gene encoding uncharacterized protein LOC112436228 isoform X1, producing MVDISDFLRGRGVPEDAILLMEEQKIDCDVIALMDDATLANYIPSYGDRIAVFNFCKSKQPLSKRKLGLLQKLREKMKTRKESPKENTSHTDAGIRQTKKQKATRNVEIGWIHCDGKIAKQVRAKQGGGTRKIQMATDAGLKDILQEGKKLFFPNGISPKGCETDFEFEVWDFKQNHLTDDTCQSIGNMYEAARLTMLRFYIATKPKDPEEDASETSEVVFVSESSGSDINPLQVGEVRGNFDEVIAGSEILDDPEITFGPIFDAEEDTEDTLVYEGFLVPLSPPNSENIITITIRHTDTLHDMITALLPDNTEEPGTGSGILRDVLTCFWHEFYERCTLGATIKVPFIRHDFPAEKWKAVGRILLKGYQECQYFPNKLAIPFMEQVLFSGVYSDLKAHFLQFVSSQECDVLMEAVKDFSAVDLDDLVEILDSYGCRKRITAETLPTILDEIAHKELVQKPMFVIDCWREIIDPHISLSPEGLTKLFSELQPTSKKVCQLLKFAVDLTPQQKEVKNHLKRFIRELDNIKLQKFMRFCTGSDLIVTNSIYVEFQDMTEFTRRPVGRTCGNVLQLANSYENFPDFRSEFNAVLESNVWVMDIV from the exons ATGGTGGATATAAGTGACTTTTTGCGTGGCCGAGGGGTCCCCGAAGATGCTATTTTATTAATGGAAGAGCAGAAG ATTGACTGTGACGTCATAGCGCTGATGGATGACGCAACTTTGGCAAACTACATTCCCTCGTACGGAGACCGAATTGCCGTCTTCAATTTCTGCAAAAGCAAGCAACCACTGTCAAAAAGAAAACTAGGACTTCTGCAAAAACTTCGTGAGAAAATGAAAACCAGAAAAGAAAGTCCAAAGGAGAACACTTCACATACAGATGCAGGAATAAGACagacaaagaagcaaaaagcaaCACGCAATGTTGAGATAGGATGGATACATTGTGATGGAAAAATAGCCAAACAGGTGAGAGCGAAGCAGGGAGGTGGCACTAGAAAAATTCAAATGGCCACTGATGCTGGATTAAAAGATATTCTTCAGGAAggaaagaaacttttttttcctaatgGCATATCTCCTAAGGGATGTGAAACAGATTTTGAGTTTGAGGTTTGGGACTTTAAACAGAACCACCTTACTGATGATACCTGCCAGTCTATTGGCAATATGTATGAGGCAGCGAGACTGACAATGTTACGCTTCTACATTGCAACAAAACCAAAAGATCCTGAAGAAGATGCCAGCGAGACATCTGAAGTGGTGTTTGTCTCAGAAAGCAGTGGCAGTGATATTAATCCATTGCAAGTGGGGGAAGTCAGGGGTAATTTTGATGAAGTCATCGCTGGTTCAGAAATTTTAGATGATCCAGAAATTACTTTTGGTCCAATTTTTGATGCTGAAGAAGATACAGAAGACACATTAGTCTATGAGGGTTTTCTTGTACCCCTCAGTCCACCTAATTCAGAGAACATAATAACAATCACCATACGTCATACTGACACTTTACATGACATGATTACTGCTTTACTTCCAGACAACACAGAAGAACCAGGCACTGGATCAGGAATACTAAGAGATGTACTCACATGCTTCTGGCATGAATTTTATGAGCGATGCACCCTAGGTGCAACCATTAAAGTGCCATTCATTCGCCATGATTTTCCTGCTGAAAAATGGAAGGCAGTTGGGCGAATACTCCTGAAAGGTTACCAAGAATGTCAGTATTTTCCAAATAAACTTGCAATCCCTTTTATGGAACAAGTGCTTTTCAGTGGTGTTTACAGTGATCTTAAAGCACACTTTCTACAGTTTGTCAGCAGCcaagaatgtgatgttttgatGGAAGCAGTAAAAGATTTCTCTGCAGTTGACTTGGATGATCTTGTGGAAATTCTTGACAGTTATGGCTGTAGAAAAAGAATCACTGCTGAGACTCTTCCTACAATCCTTGATGAAATAGCACACAAAGAGCTTGTCCAAAAACCAATGTTTGTTATTGACTGCTGGCGGGAGATCATCGACCCCCATATCTCCCTCAGTCCGGAGGGACTGACCAAGTTATTCTCTGAACTGCAACCAACTTCAAAAAAAGTGTGCCAGCTGCTGAAATTTGCTGTGGATTTGACTCCACAacaaaaagaagtgaaaaatcATCTCAAAAGATTCATCAGAGAGCTGGATAACATTAAACTTCAGAAATTTATGCGTTTCTGCACCGGATCTGACCTTATAGTAACAAACAGTATTTATGTGGAATTTCAAGATATGACAGAGTTTACAAGAAGACCAGTCGGACGCACGTGTGGGAATGTTCTGCAGCTAGCTAACAGCTATGAAAACTTCCCAGATTTTCGTTCTGAATTTAATGCAGTTCTTGAAAGTAATGTCTGGGTGATGGACATTGTTTAG
- the LOC112436228 gene encoding uncharacterized protein LOC112436228 isoform X2, with the protein MDDATLANYIPSYGDRIAVFNFCKSKQPLSKRKLGLLQKLREKMKTRKESPKENTSHTDAGIRQTKKQKATRNVEIGWIHCDGKIAKQVRAKQGGGTRKIQMATDAGLKDILQEGKKLFFPNGISPKGCETDFEFEVWDFKQNHLTDDTCQSIGNMYEAARLTMLRFYIATKPKDPEEDASETSEVVFVSESSGSDINPLQVGEVRGNFDEVIAGSEILDDPEITFGPIFDAEEDTEDTLVYEGFLVPLSPPNSENIITITIRHTDTLHDMITALLPDNTEEPGTGSGILRDVLTCFWHEFYERCTLGATIKVPFIRHDFPAEKWKAVGRILLKGYQECQYFPNKLAIPFMEQVLFSGVYSDLKAHFLQFVSSQECDVLMEAVKDFSAVDLDDLVEILDSYGCRKRITAETLPTILDEIAHKELVQKPMFVIDCWREIIDPHISLSPEGLTKLFSELQPTSKKVCQLLKFAVDLTPQQKEVKNHLKRFIRELDNIKLQKFMRFCTGSDLIVTNSIYVEFQDMTEFTRRPVGRTCGNVLQLANSYENFPDFRSEFNAVLESNVWVMDIV; encoded by the coding sequence ATGGATGACGCAACTTTGGCAAACTACATTCCCTCGTACGGAGACCGAATTGCCGTCTTCAATTTCTGCAAAAGCAAGCAACCACTGTCAAAAAGAAAACTAGGACTTCTGCAAAAACTTCGTGAGAAAATGAAAACCAGAAAAGAAAGTCCAAAGGAGAACACTTCACATACAGATGCAGGAATAAGACagacaaagaagcaaaaagcaaCACGCAATGTTGAGATAGGATGGATACATTGTGATGGAAAAATAGCCAAACAGGTGAGAGCGAAGCAGGGAGGTGGCACTAGAAAAATTCAAATGGCCACTGATGCTGGATTAAAAGATATTCTTCAGGAAggaaagaaacttttttttcctaatgGCATATCTCCTAAGGGATGTGAAACAGATTTTGAGTTTGAGGTTTGGGACTTTAAACAGAACCACCTTACTGATGATACCTGCCAGTCTATTGGCAATATGTATGAGGCAGCGAGACTGACAATGTTACGCTTCTACATTGCAACAAAACCAAAAGATCCTGAAGAAGATGCCAGCGAGACATCTGAAGTGGTGTTTGTCTCAGAAAGCAGTGGCAGTGATATTAATCCATTGCAAGTGGGGGAAGTCAGGGGTAATTTTGATGAAGTCATCGCTGGTTCAGAAATTTTAGATGATCCAGAAATTACTTTTGGTCCAATTTTTGATGCTGAAGAAGATACAGAAGACACATTAGTCTATGAGGGTTTTCTTGTACCCCTCAGTCCACCTAATTCAGAGAACATAATAACAATCACCATACGTCATACTGACACTTTACATGACATGATTACTGCTTTACTTCCAGACAACACAGAAGAACCAGGCACTGGATCAGGAATACTAAGAGATGTACTCACATGCTTCTGGCATGAATTTTATGAGCGATGCACCCTAGGTGCAACCATTAAAGTGCCATTCATTCGCCATGATTTTCCTGCTGAAAAATGGAAGGCAGTTGGGCGAATACTCCTGAAAGGTTACCAAGAATGTCAGTATTTTCCAAATAAACTTGCAATCCCTTTTATGGAACAAGTGCTTTTCAGTGGTGTTTACAGTGATCTTAAAGCACACTTTCTACAGTTTGTCAGCAGCcaagaatgtgatgttttgatGGAAGCAGTAAAAGATTTCTCTGCAGTTGACTTGGATGATCTTGTGGAAATTCTTGACAGTTATGGCTGTAGAAAAAGAATCACTGCTGAGACTCTTCCTACAATCCTTGATGAAATAGCACACAAAGAGCTTGTCCAAAAACCAATGTTTGTTATTGACTGCTGGCGGGAGATCATCGACCCCCATATCTCCCTCAGTCCGGAGGGACTGACCAAGTTATTCTCTGAACTGCAACCAACTTCAAAAAAAGTGTGCCAGCTGCTGAAATTTGCTGTGGATTTGACTCCACAacaaaaagaagtgaaaaatcATCTCAAAAGATTCATCAGAGAGCTGGATAACATTAAACTTCAGAAATTTATGCGTTTCTGCACCGGATCTGACCTTATAGTAACAAACAGTATTTATGTGGAATTTCAAGATATGACAGAGTTTACAAGAAGACCAGTCGGACGCACGTGTGGGAATGTTCTGCAGCTAGCTAACAGCTATGAAAACTTCCCAGATTTTCGTTCTGAATTTAATGCAGTTCTTGAAAGTAATGTCTGGGTGATGGACATTGTTTAG